One Peterkaempfera bronchialis DNA window includes the following coding sequences:
- a CDS encoding RNA polymerase sigma factor, producing the protein MSSESTASRYVAAAAAENLSDEALLAGLAARDPEIAAVFVRRFRAGIWGAAASVLHNPPLAEDVVQQTFEQALRHAHGYDPRRGSVRRWINVIAHNLAVDIVRSRRWSVPVDPEVLAVLGDSLTESSEEQALARESARLCRAAVAALPHEQRRALVMAGLYRMTAREVSESERIPLGTAKTRIRLAMGKVRAVLVGQGVGPG; encoded by the coding sequence GTGTCGTCGGAGAGCACAGCGTCCCGGTACGTGGCCGCCGCCGCAGCGGAGAACCTGTCGGATGAGGCACTGCTGGCAGGGCTGGCAGCCCGCGACCCCGAGATCGCCGCCGTCTTCGTACGCCGCTTCCGCGCCGGGATCTGGGGCGCAGCGGCTTCCGTACTGCACAACCCGCCGCTGGCCGAGGACGTGGTGCAGCAGACCTTCGAGCAGGCACTGCGGCATGCACACGGCTACGACCCGCGCCGGGGGAGCGTACGCCGCTGGATCAATGTCATCGCGCACAACCTGGCGGTGGACATCGTCCGCTCCCGCCGCTGGTCCGTGCCGGTGGACCCGGAGGTGCTGGCGGTGCTCGGGGACAGCCTGACGGAGAGTTCTGAGGAGCAGGCGCTGGCCAGGGAGTCCGCCCGGCTCTGCCGGGCCGCCGTCGCCGCGCTGCCGCATGAGCAGCGGCGGGCGCTGGTGATGGCGGGCCTCTACCGGATGACCGCCCGGGAGGTCTCGGAGTCGGAGCGGATCCCGCTGGGCACGGCCAAGACGCGCATCCGCCTGGCCATGGGCAAGGTGCGCGCGGTGCTGGTCGGTCAGGGCGTCGGGCCCGGCTGA
- a CDS encoding ABC transporter ATP-binding protein — protein sequence MAEEPLRIADDIADDDDRSPVELAPAVPAREVFRRFWPWVRPDRRWLPVSTALMVAGSAGEVASVWLFKNLIDDVLVPRRFGAFWPLAGAMVGTALLSALLTFLGQYSATRVAERFLLRLRTEVVSHLHTLPPDTLRRRWHGDVVARLTTDIDQIEQLVASGVIEAASALISLVFFAGAAFYLSWPLALAAFAAAPVFWFTARRFGARIQQLSREARRCEGGVTAVVEESLANSDLAHAYNQQDREVERVRREGRSLLRAELATARVAHAYPPLLNVVEVIGGLMVVGLGAFELTRDALTLGGLLAFAAFLAQLFEPAQQLSGLATVIGSAGAGAERVMELLATESPIRDRPGARDLEAVQGRLSCQDIRVSYPGRHDRPALRSVTFDVEPGQVLAVMGPSGAGKSTLAKLLVRFMDPDPETGAIRLDGVDLRDVTAASVRNAVTLLPQDPHLFHASVRDNIAYGRPEATESEVRQAAVDADAHDFISALPHGYQTVLGEDGLQLSGGQGRRIAIARAFLRATPVLVLDEPTAGLDAPAARRVLDPLRRLMAGRTTVLITHDQALARQADLVCRLSADGVGRCEHPEGCSV from the coding sequence ATGGCGGAGGAGCCGCTCCGGATCGCCGACGACATCGCCGACGACGACGACCGGAGTCCGGTGGAGCTGGCGCCTGCGGTGCCCGCCCGCGAGGTCTTCCGCCGGTTCTGGCCGTGGGTGCGCCCCGACCGGCGCTGGCTGCCGGTGAGCACCGCCCTGATGGTCGCCGGGTCGGCCGGTGAGGTGGCCTCGGTGTGGCTCTTCAAGAACCTCATCGACGACGTCCTGGTACCCCGGCGCTTCGGGGCCTTCTGGCCGCTGGCCGGAGCCATGGTCGGCACCGCCCTACTCTCGGCGCTGCTCACCTTCCTCGGCCAGTACAGCGCCACCCGGGTCGCCGAGCGCTTTCTGCTGCGGCTGCGGACCGAGGTCGTCTCCCATCTGCACACCCTTCCGCCCGACACCCTGCGGCGGCGCTGGCACGGCGATGTGGTGGCGCGGCTGACCACCGACATCGACCAGATCGAGCAGTTGGTGGCCTCCGGGGTGATCGAGGCCGCATCGGCACTGATCAGCCTGGTCTTCTTCGCGGGCGCCGCGTTCTACCTCAGCTGGCCGCTGGCGCTGGCGGCCTTCGCCGCCGCCCCGGTCTTCTGGTTCACCGCCCGCCGCTTCGGGGCGCGCATCCAGCAGCTCTCCCGCGAGGCCCGCCGCTGCGAGGGCGGGGTCACCGCCGTGGTGGAGGAGAGCCTCGCCAACTCCGACCTCGCGCATGCGTACAACCAGCAGGACCGCGAGGTGGAGCGGGTCCGGCGGGAAGGCCGGTCGCTGCTGCGCGCCGAACTCGCCACGGCCCGGGTCGCCCACGCCTATCCGCCGCTGCTCAATGTGGTCGAAGTCATCGGCGGGCTCATGGTGGTGGGCCTCGGCGCCTTCGAGCTGACCCGCGACGCGCTCACCCTCGGCGGGCTGCTCGCCTTCGCCGCGTTCCTCGCCCAGCTCTTCGAGCCCGCGCAGCAGCTCTCCGGGCTGGCCACCGTGATCGGCTCCGCCGGGGCCGGCGCCGAGCGGGTGATGGAGCTGCTGGCGACCGAGTCGCCCATCCGGGACCGGCCCGGCGCCCGCGACCTGGAGGCGGTCCAGGGCAGGCTGAGCTGCCAGGACATCCGGGTCAGCTACCCGGGCCGGCACGACCGGCCCGCCCTGCGCAGCGTCACCTTCGACGTGGAACCGGGGCAGGTCCTCGCCGTGATGGGGCCCAGCGGCGCGGGCAAGTCGACCCTGGCCAAGCTGCTGGTCCGGTTCATGGACCCGGATCCGGAGACGGGCGCCATCCGGCTGGACGGGGTCGACCTCAGGGACGTCACAGCGGCCTCCGTACGGAACGCCGTCACCCTGCTCCCCCAGGATCCGCACCTCTTCCACGCCTCGGTCCGCGACAACATCGCCTACGGCAGGCCGGAGGCGACCGAGAGCGAGGTGCGCCAGGCCGCCGTGGACGCCGACGCGCATGACTTCATCAGCGCGCTCCCCCACGGCTACCAGACCGTGCTGGGCGAGGACGGGCTCCAGCTCTCCGGCGGCCAGGGCCGCCGGATCGCCATCGCCCGCGCCTTCCTACGGGCGACGCCGGTGCTGGTCCTCGACGAACCCACCGCCGGGCTGGACGCACCGGCCGCCCGGCGGGTACTGGACCCGCTGCGCCGTCTGATGGCAGGGCGCACCACCGTGCTGATCACCCATGACCAGGCGCTCGCCCGGCAGGCCGACCTGGTCTGCCGCCTCTCGGCGGACGGCGTCGGCCGCTGCGAGCACCCCGAGGGGTGCTCCGTCTGA
- a CDS encoding fused response regulator/phosphatase codes for MNGTGPATVLVVDGTRAGRCAIAAWLRHAGHQVVEAVDGAQAIALLADPQDLPDAAIVDVRLPDMSGYEVCEYIKGHPGTAALPVVHISATATAAADRTQGLDRGADAYLTEPIAPEELLATVAAVLRYARARRRAERLAARMTQLNQATLAVYGATRVDTLAAAAARGAARLMTSPSSAVVLAPDGRVLRMASASATAHPEPRMAHAGLLHWLSGWALGERTGADLAVVPHRDWKEQLPDTEMCGDVCMVLARTKRARPPLCLAVEAASVEDGEDRELLNQLAHGSAMAVEALRTYSEEHSLALTLQRSFLPSRFPQVPGVELAVRYVPASSQAEIGGDFYEAVETGQGLLLAIGDVAGHSLEAAAVMGELRHALRAYAAEGHGPREVLDRLDALLVRFQPGVTATVCLVLVEPGGHRVQVANAGHIPPLLLDPAGPARYSTARGTLLGLGLRHPEPLAEPVSPGTRVLLVTDGLVEVRGIDLGDSLAELRRAAELGPTDLERLCDALLSAFGEDKGDDIALLAARCY; via the coding sequence GTGAACGGGACCGGCCCCGCGACGGTCCTGGTCGTGGACGGCACCCGGGCGGGCCGCTGCGCCATCGCCGCCTGGCTGCGGCACGCCGGGCACCAGGTGGTCGAGGCCGTGGACGGCGCCCAGGCCATCGCCCTCCTCGCCGATCCGCAGGACCTGCCCGACGCGGCCATCGTCGATGTGCGGTTGCCCGACATGAGCGGCTACGAGGTCTGCGAGTACATCAAGGGCCACCCCGGCACGGCGGCGCTGCCGGTGGTCCACATCTCCGCCACCGCGACGGCGGCGGCCGACCGCACCCAGGGGCTGGACCGGGGCGCGGACGCCTACCTCACCGAGCCCATCGCCCCCGAGGAGCTGCTGGCCACCGTCGCCGCCGTGCTCCGGTACGCGCGCGCCCGGCGGCGGGCCGAGCGGCTGGCGGCCCGGATGACCCAGCTCAACCAGGCGACCCTGGCGGTGTACGGGGCGACCCGGGTGGACACCCTGGCGGCTGCGGCGGCCCGTGGCGCGGCACGGCTGATGACCTCGCCGTCGAGCGCCGTGGTGCTGGCCCCCGACGGGCGGGTGCTCCGGATGGCCTCCGCCTCGGCGACGGCCCACCCCGAGCCCCGGATGGCGCACGCGGGGCTGCTGCACTGGCTCTCCGGCTGGGCGCTGGGCGAGCGGACCGGCGCCGACCTGGCGGTGGTGCCGCACCGCGACTGGAAGGAGCAGCTGCCCGACACCGAGATGTGCGGCGATGTGTGCATGGTGCTGGCCCGTACCAAGCGCGCCCGCCCGCCGCTCTGCCTCGCGGTGGAGGCGGCCTCCGTGGAGGACGGCGAGGACCGGGAGCTGCTGAACCAGCTGGCGCACGGCTCGGCCATGGCGGTGGAGGCGCTGCGCACGTACTCCGAGGAGCACTCGCTGGCGCTGACCCTCCAGCGGAGCTTCCTGCCCAGTCGCTTCCCGCAGGTGCCGGGGGTGGAGTTGGCGGTGCGGTATGTGCCGGCGTCCTCCCAGGCGGAGATCGGCGGCGACTTCTACGAGGCGGTGGAGACCGGCCAGGGACTGCTGCTGGCCATCGGGGACGTGGCCGGGCACTCGCTGGAGGCGGCGGCCGTGATGGGCGAGCTGCGGCACGCGCTGCGCGCCTACGCGGCCGAGGGGCATGGGCCCCGCGAGGTACTGGACCGGCTGGACGCGCTGCTGGTGCGGTTCCAGCCGGGGGTGACGGCGACGGTCTGCCTGGTGCTGGTGGAGCCGGGCGGGCACCGGGTCCAGGTGGCCAATGCCGGGCACATCCCGCCGCTGCTGCTCGACCCGGCCGGCCCGGCCCGGTACTCCACGGCCCGGGGCACCCTGCTGGGGCTGGGCCTGCGCCACCCGGAGCCACTGGCCGAGCCGGTGTCCCCGGGCACCCGCGTGCTGCTGGTCACCGACGGCCTGGTCGAGGTCCGGGGCATCGACCTGGGCGACAGCCTGGCAGAGCTGCGGCGGGCGGCGGAGCTGGGGCCGACCGACCTGGAGCGGCTGTGCGACGCGCTGCTGAGCGCCTTCGGCGAGGACAAGGGCGACGACATCGCCCTGCTGGCGGCCCGCTGCTACTGA
- the def gene encoding peptide deformylase encodes MASPGTARVRIPGSSGSVHPLRVLGDPVLREPCAPVTAFDAELARLVEDMFATMYAEDGVGLAANQIGVPLRVFVYDCPDDEDVRHLGSIVNPVLTAADGVTVTGEEGCLSVPGVRAGTPRHDRAVVEGFDLAGQPLRVEGTGFFARCLQHEAGHLDGGVFLDHLTGLRRRRALRTARRTGLPTP; translated from the coding sequence ATGGCATCACCCGGCACCGCACGCGTCCGCATTCCCGGCAGTTCGGGCAGCGTCCATCCGCTGCGCGTGCTGGGTGACCCGGTGCTCCGCGAACCCTGTGCGCCGGTGACCGCGTTCGACGCGGAACTCGCCCGTCTGGTGGAGGACATGTTCGCCACCATGTACGCCGAGGACGGCGTCGGCCTGGCGGCCAACCAGATCGGCGTGCCGCTGCGGGTCTTCGTCTACGACTGCCCCGACGACGAGGACGTCCGGCACCTCGGCAGCATCGTCAACCCGGTCCTGACCGCCGCCGACGGGGTGACCGTCACGGGGGAGGAGGGCTGCCTCTCCGTACCGGGCGTCCGGGCCGGCACGCCGCGCCACGACCGCGCCGTGGTGGAGGGGTTCGACCTGGCCGGGCAGCCGCTGCGGGTCGAGGGCACCGGCTTCTTCGCCCGCTGCCTCCAGCACGAGGCGGGCCACCTCGACGGCGGCGTCTTCCTGGACCACCTCACCGGCCTCCGCCGCCGCCGAGCCCTCCGCACCGCCCGCCGCACCGGCCTCCCCACCCCCTGA
- a CDS encoding MurT ligase domain-containing protein encodes MPGTGSEATAQGGRDASLPARAKIAVTAGRVAAAVSRTAGRGSGSVIGGKVALRLDPDLLAKLAEHLDVVLVSATNGKTTTTRLIAEALRAAGPVVSNALGANMPAGITAALAGGGESRFGVIEVDEKYLAGVARDTRPKAIALLNLSRDQLDRAAETRMLAERWREGLQDTEAVVIANADDPLVTWAASSCRRVVWVAAGQAWKEDAWSCPACGGVMQRPGDDWFCGECGFRRPQPHWALSGDHVYDPQGAAWPIQLQLPGRANLANAATSAAVAAVFGVAPQMALQRMQSVTAVAGRYDVVTYEGRELRLLLAKNPAGWLETFSLIDGPPTPVLLSVNALDADGTDTSWLWDVDYERLAGHPVFVMGQRKLDLAVRLEVAGLHFQVVDSLAEVARSAPPGRIEAIANYTAFQQLRRAVAG; translated from the coding sequence ATGCCAGGCACCGGTTCGGAGGCCACGGCGCAGGGCGGGCGCGACGCGTCGCTGCCCGCGCGGGCGAAGATCGCCGTCACAGCGGGCCGGGTGGCGGCCGCCGTCTCCCGCACGGCGGGTCGCGGCAGCGGCTCGGTCATCGGCGGAAAGGTCGCGCTCCGGCTCGACCCCGACCTGCTGGCCAAGCTCGCCGAACACCTGGACGTGGTTCTGGTGAGCGCGACCAACGGCAAGACGACCACCACCCGGCTGATCGCCGAGGCGCTGCGCGCCGCCGGTCCGGTGGTCTCCAATGCGCTCGGCGCCAATATGCCGGCGGGCATCACCGCCGCGCTGGCGGGCGGCGGCGAGTCCCGCTTCGGCGTGATCGAGGTGGACGAGAAGTACCTGGCCGGGGTGGCCCGGGACACCCGTCCCAAGGCGATTGCGCTGCTGAACCTCTCGCGTGACCAGCTGGACCGCGCGGCGGAGACCCGGATGCTGGCGGAGCGGTGGCGCGAGGGCCTCCAGGACACCGAGGCCGTGGTGATCGCCAACGCCGACGACCCGCTGGTGACCTGGGCGGCGTCGTCCTGCCGCCGGGTGGTGTGGGTGGCCGCCGGGCAGGCGTGGAAGGAGGACGCCTGGTCGTGCCCGGCCTGCGGCGGTGTGATGCAGCGCCCCGGGGACGACTGGTTCTGCGGGGAGTGCGGCTTCCGCAGGCCGCAGCCGCACTGGGCGCTCTCCGGCGACCATGTGTACGACCCGCAGGGCGCCGCCTGGCCGATCCAGTTGCAGCTGCCGGGCCGGGCCAACCTCGCCAATGCGGCGACCTCGGCCGCGGTGGCGGCCGTCTTCGGGGTGGCCCCGCAGATGGCGCTCCAGCGGATGCAGTCGGTGACCGCCGTGGCCGGCCGGTACGACGTGGTGACATACGAGGGCCGGGAGCTGCGGCTGCTGCTGGCCAAGAACCCGGCGGGCTGGCTGGAGACGTTCTCGCTGATCGACGGGCCGCCCACGCCGGTGCTGCTGTCGGTGAACGCGCTGGACGCGGACGGCACCGACACCTCCTGGCTGTGGGACGTGGACTATGAGCGGCTGGCGGGGCACCCGGTCTTTGTGATGGGGCAGCGCAAGCTCGACCTGGCGGTCCGGCTGGAGGTTGCGGGCCTGCACTTCCAGGTGGTCGACTCCTTGGCGGAGGTGGCCCGCTCGGCGCCGCCCGGCCGGATCGAGGCGATTGCCAACTACACCGCGTTCCAGCAGCTGCGCCGCGCGGTGGCGGGTTGA
- a CDS encoding type 1 glutamine amidotransferase: protein MSDSSLRLVWVYPDLLSTYGDRGNVLVVERRARQRGLDVTRIDVRSDQPVPTSGDIYLIGGGEDRPQRLAAERLRVDPGLPRAVENGAIVFSVCAGYQILGHEFINDLGQREAGLGLLDVHSTRGEGARNVGDILAEVDPRLGLPPLTGFENHQGITHLGQGVSPLATVQVGGGNGTGDGTEGAWRDTVFGTYLHGPVMARNPALADLLLKLALDVSALPPTDTTWYDALRSERIAATRQQQNA, encoded by the coding sequence ATGAGTGACAGCAGCCTGCGCCTGGTGTGGGTCTACCCGGACCTGCTGAGCACGTACGGCGACCGGGGCAATGTGCTGGTGGTGGAGCGGCGGGCGCGGCAGCGCGGCCTGGACGTCACCCGTATCGACGTCCGTTCCGACCAGCCGGTCCCCACCAGTGGCGACATCTACCTGATCGGCGGCGGCGAGGACCGGCCGCAGCGGCTGGCCGCCGAGCGGCTGCGGGTGGACCCGGGGCTGCCGCGTGCGGTGGAGAACGGCGCCATCGTCTTCTCGGTCTGCGCGGGCTACCAGATCCTGGGCCATGAGTTCATCAACGACCTGGGGCAGCGCGAAGCGGGTCTGGGCCTGCTGGATGTGCACAGCACCCGGGGCGAGGGCGCCCGCAACGTCGGCGACATCCTGGCGGAGGTCGACCCCCGGCTGGGGCTGCCGCCGCTGACCGGATTCGAGAACCACCAGGGCATCACCCACCTGGGGCAGGGCGTGTCGCCGCTGGCCACCGTGCAGGTGGGCGGCGGCAACGGCACCGGCGACGGCACCGAGGGCGCCTGGCGGGACACCGTCTTCGGCACCTATCTGCACGGCCCGGTGATGGCCCGCAACCCGGCGCTGGCCGACCTGCTGCTCAAGCTGGCACTGGATGTGAGCGCTCTGCCGCCCACCGACACCACCTGGTACGACGCGCTGCGGTCGGAGCGGATCGCGGCGACCCGGCAGCAGCAGAACGCCTGA
- a CDS encoding 6-phosphofructokinase produces the protein MRIGVLTSGGDCPGLNAVIRSVVHRGVVDHGDEIIGFEDGWRGLLEGSHRPLTLDSVSGILAQGGTILGSTRVQPSHLRDGVARARQYCEDLGLDGIIPIGGEGTLKAARLLSDGGLPIVGVPKTIDNDIACTDVTFGFDTAVSVATEALDRLKTTAESHQRVMVVELMGRHTGWIALHAGMAAGAHAIVVPERPFNIEKVTEVVRERFNRGKKFAIVVCAEGAKPEPGTMHWEAGTTDIYGHERFTGVATQLSRELEHRLNKEARPVILGHVQRGGTPTAYDRVLATRFGWHAVEAVHKGAFGHITALQGTDINLVPLADAVADLKTVPAERYAEAETVV, from the coding sequence ATGCGTATTGGTGTGCTGACCAGCGGCGGTGACTGCCCTGGTCTGAACGCCGTGATCCGTTCCGTGGTCCACCGCGGAGTGGTCGACCACGGTGACGAGATCATCGGGTTCGAGGACGGCTGGCGGGGCCTGCTGGAGGGCAGCCACCGCCCGCTCACGCTGGACTCGGTGAGCGGCATCCTCGCCCAGGGCGGGACGATCCTGGGCTCGACCCGGGTCCAGCCCAGCCATCTGCGCGACGGTGTGGCGCGGGCCCGGCAGTACTGCGAGGACCTCGGCCTGGACGGGATCATCCCGATCGGCGGCGAGGGCACCCTCAAGGCGGCGCGGCTGCTCAGCGACGGCGGGCTGCCCATCGTCGGAGTGCCCAAGACCATCGACAACGACATCGCCTGCACCGATGTCACCTTCGGCTTCGACACCGCCGTCTCGGTGGCCACCGAGGCGCTGGACCGGCTGAAGACCACGGCAGAGTCGCACCAGCGGGTCATGGTGGTGGAGCTCATGGGGCGCCACACCGGCTGGATCGCGCTGCACGCCGGGATGGCGGCGGGCGCGCACGCCATCGTGGTGCCGGAGCGGCCGTTCAACATCGAGAAGGTCACCGAGGTCGTCCGCGAGCGCTTCAACCGGGGCAAGAAGTTCGCCATCGTGGTCTGCGCCGAGGGCGCCAAGCCGGAGCCCGGCACCATGCACTGGGAGGCGGGCACCACCGACATCTACGGCCACGAGCGCTTCACCGGCGTGGCCACGCAGCTCTCCCGCGAGCTGGAGCACCGCCTCAACAAGGAGGCCAGGCCGGTCATCCTCGGCCATGTGCAGCGCGGTGGCACCCCCACGGCGTACGACAGGGTGCTGGCCACCCGGTTCGGCTGGCACGCCGTGGAGGCGGTGCACAAGGGCGCCTTCGGGCACATCACCGCACTCCAGGGCACCGACATCAACCTGGTGCCGCTGGCCGACGCCGTCGCCGACCTCAAGACGGTCCCGGCGGAGCGCTACGCGGAGGCCGAGACGGTCGTCTGA
- a CDS encoding cytochrome c oxidase assembly protein, translating to MHHHGGVLAPYSLSTALSWSPDWVFLLGSLVALLLYGAGAVRLWRRGDRWPVGRAVAWLSGVATLVLTTCTGLNDYGMVLFSAHMLQHMVLSMLSPILLLLGAPITLTLRALRPAAKGRKGPRELAVALLHSRYLRVVSHPAFTIPLFIASLYGLYFTPLFDFLMAHRVGHIAMMVHFLAVGLVFFWPIMGVDPGPHRPGYVMRILELFMGMPFHAFFGVAVMMANHLLVRTFADPPAALGTNTLADQQIAGGITWAFGEIPTAIVLIALVFQWARSEERQARRRDRAADRDGDAELVAYNAYLASLEARTQGAAGAAQQAG from the coding sequence ATGCACCACCACGGGGGGGTGCTCGCACCGTACTCGCTGTCGACCGCCCTCTCCTGGTCGCCGGACTGGGTCTTCCTGCTGGGCAGCCTGGTGGCGCTGCTGCTGTACGGCGCCGGAGCGGTCCGGCTCTGGCGGCGCGGCGACCGGTGGCCGGTGGGCCGGGCGGTCGCCTGGCTCTCGGGCGTGGCCACGCTGGTGCTGACCACCTGCACCGGGCTCAACGACTACGGGATGGTGCTCTTCAGCGCCCATATGCTCCAGCACATGGTGCTGAGCATGCTCTCGCCGATCCTGCTGCTGCTGGGCGCCCCGATCACGCTGACGCTGCGGGCGCTGCGGCCGGCCGCCAAGGGGCGCAAGGGCCCGCGCGAACTCGCGGTGGCGCTGCTGCACAGCCGGTACCTCCGGGTGGTCTCGCACCCGGCGTTCACCATCCCGCTCTTCATCGCCAGCCTCTACGGGCTCTACTTCACACCGCTGTTCGACTTCCTGATGGCACACCGGGTGGGCCACATCGCGATGATGGTGCACTTCCTGGCGGTCGGCCTGGTCTTCTTCTGGCCGATCATGGGGGTGGACCCGGGTCCGCACCGGCCGGGCTATGTGATGCGCATCCTGGAGCTCTTCATGGGCATGCCGTTCCACGCCTTCTTCGGCGTGGCGGTGATGATGGCCAACCACCTGCTGGTCCGCACCTTCGCCGACCCGCCGGCCGCGCTGGGCACCAACACCCTGGCCGACCAGCAGATCGCGGGCGGCATCACCTGGGCCTTCGGTGAGATCCCGACGGCGATCGTGCTGATCGCGCTGGTCTTCCAGTGGGCCAGGTCGGAGGAGCGGCAGGCCCGGCGCCGCGACCGGGCGGCGGACCGGGACGGCGACGCCGAGCTGGTGGCGTACAACGCGTACCTCGCCTCGCTGGAGGCACGGACCCAGGGCGCCGCCGGCGCCGCCCAGCAGGCCGGCTGA
- a CDS encoding SSI family serine proteinase inhibitor: MPWTHALTAAGLAVAAALGLPAQEAVPAASGSRLVLTLHSGESTSGRVQGSVVLECDPDGGSHPHPATACAALRAARGDLSAVRATRGVMCPMIYAPVTGEARGDWGGRTVRFTRTYGNRCSAAGESGGVFGF, from the coding sequence ATGCCCTGGACCCACGCCCTCACCGCCGCCGGGCTGGCGGTGGCAGCCGCGCTGGGGCTCCCCGCCCAGGAGGCCGTTCCCGCCGCTTCCGGGTCCCGGCTGGTCCTCACCCTGCACAGCGGGGAGAGCACCTCGGGGCGGGTGCAGGGCTCGGTGGTGCTGGAGTGCGACCCCGACGGCGGCTCGCACCCCCACCCGGCCACCGCCTGCGCGGCGCTGCGGGCGGCCCGGGGCGACCTCTCGGCGGTGCGGGCGACGCGCGGGGTGATGTGCCCGATGATCTACGCCCCGGTCACGGGCGAGGCCCGGGGCGACTGGGGCGGCCGCACGGTGCGGTTCACCCGGACGTACGGCAACCGCTGCTCCGCCGCCGGAGAGTCCGGGGGCGTCTTCGGCTTCTGA
- a CDS encoding DUF1707 SHOCT-like domain-containing protein: protein MTASVPAQSLAPAAPVEMRAADEDRDRTAAVLAEALAHGRLAPEEHAERLEAAYAARTLAELAPLTRDLPAVDQPGAGGPSDGTAARPWTAAEPVVAVLSKLRRGGQWPVPPRSAFRARFGAVVLDLRHAVFTRQEVVIEASSFCGKVELVVPDGARVYDTGTVLLGKRSTPVGGSPAAADGPVIRITGRSVLGHIRVVSEYDAHHWLG, encoded by the coding sequence GTGACCGCTTCCGTACCCGCCCAGAGCCTGGCCCCCGCCGCCCCCGTGGAGATGCGCGCCGCCGACGAGGACCGCGACCGCACCGCCGCCGTGCTCGCCGAAGCCCTCGCCCACGGCCGGCTGGCCCCCGAGGAGCACGCGGAGCGGCTGGAGGCGGCCTACGCCGCCCGTACGCTCGCCGAGCTCGCCCCGCTGACCCGCGATCTGCCCGCCGTGGACCAGCCCGGCGCGGGCGGGCCCTCGGACGGCACCGCCGCGCGGCCGTGGACGGCCGCCGAGCCCGTGGTGGCGGTCCTCAGCAAGCTGCGGCGCGGCGGCCAGTGGCCGGTGCCGCCGAGGAGCGCGTTCCGGGCGCGGTTCGGCGCGGTCGTGCTGGACCTGCGGCATGCCGTCTTCACCCGGCAGGAGGTGGTGATCGAGGCGAGTTCCTTCTGCGGCAAGGTCGAGCTGGTCGTCCCGGACGGCGCCCGGGTGTACGACACCGGCACGGTGCTGCTCGGCAAGCGGTCCACCCCGGTCGGCGGGTCCCCGGCGGCGGCCGACGGCCCGGTGATCCGCATCACCGGCCGCAGCGTCCTGGGCCATATCCGGGTCGTTTCGGAGTACGACGCCCACCACTGGCTGGGCTGA
- a CDS encoding C40 family peptidase — protein sequence MSATPRTHAPAHHGAQAVPAPAGQDGAEEGSDSPSHQGRRVGPQRGRLINRVGATAVLTAAAVAGVGLAPGLGTQADAATLSAKALRIAAAKRGAPYVFGAAGPSRFDCSGLVMWSYRKAGKNLPRTAQAQYNKTRHIGQNSRRPGDLVFFHRGSSVYHVGIYAGSGRIWHAPHRGARVRLERIWTKSVWYGRIG from the coding sequence ATGTCTGCGACACCTCGCACCCATGCCCCCGCGCACCACGGCGCCCAGGCCGTTCCCGCCCCCGCAGGGCAGGACGGCGCCGAGGAGGGCAGCGATAGCCCCTCCCACCAGGGGCGTCGCGTCGGACCGCAGCGGGGCCGACTGATCAACCGCGTCGGAGCCACCGCCGTGCTGACGGCGGCAGCGGTGGCCGGCGTGGGCCTGGCACCCGGGCTCGGCACCCAGGCCGACGCCGCGACGCTGTCCGCCAAGGCGCTGCGGATCGCGGCGGCCAAGAGGGGGGCGCCGTATGTGTTCGGGGCCGCCGGACCGAGCCGGTTCGACTGCTCCGGTCTGGTGATGTGGTCGTACCGGAAGGCGGGCAAGAACCTGCCACGCACCGCCCAGGCGCAGTACAACAAGACGCGCCACATCGGGCAGAACAGCCGTCGGCCAGGGGATCTGGTCTTCTTCCATCGGGGTTCCAGCGTTTACCACGTCGGTATCTATGCCGGGTCGGGCCGGATCTGGCACGCACCGCACCGCGGCGCACGGGTGCGGCTGGAGCGGATCTGGACGAAGAGCGTCTGGTACGGCCGGATCGGCTGA